The Pseudanabaena sp. ABRG5-3 genome includes the window CCTGATGCAGCTTTGGTTTTGTTAGATGTAGTTATGGAAACCAACAATGCAGGATTAAACTTAGTAAAGTATATTCGGGAAGAATTAAATAATCATCAAATCCGTATTATTTTGCGAACAGGGCATCCGGGGGAGGCTCCTGAAGAGTCTGTGATACTTAATTACGATATTAATGATTACAAGCTAAAGATAGAATTGACTCGTCAAAATCTACTGACAACCGTACTTGCATCCCTTAGAGCTTATCGAGATATCACAATCATAGAGCAACAAAAAATCAAACTCGCACAAGCTTTTAAAAATTTGCAAAAAGTACAACTGCAACTGGAAGAATATACTTATACCTTAGAAAAGAAGATTGCGGATCGGACTTCAGCTCTAGAGCTAGCAAATCGAAGGCTTCAGCGACTAGCCCAAATAGATGGGTTAACTCAAGTAGCAAATCGTCGTTGCTTTGATGAATATTGGCTCCAACAGTGGAATATGCTCCAGCAGGAGCAGCAACCTATCTCATTGATGTTAATCGATATAGACTATTTCAAGCACTATAATGATCATTATGGGCATTTAGCTGGAGATGAATGTTTACGGCAAGTTGCTCAAGGAATTAGTAACTTATTAATGCGTCCTCAAGATCTGGTGGCACGTTATGGTGGGGAAGAGTTTGTGGTGGTATTACCCCATACCCAAATCGAAGGAGCAAAGAAGGTAGCTGAGCAAATCATGACAGTAATTGAGGATCTCAATCTTACTCATGTCAAATCCTTAGTCAGCGATCGCATTACTTTGAGTATTGGTATTTCCTGTGTTGTTCCTAATTCCAATCTTTTGGTGGATATGCCGATTTCTTTGGCTGACAAAGCTCTCTATCAGGCGAAACGGGAAGGGCGCAATCGTATTGTTTTGGCGCTAGATAGCTAATTTTGGATAAGTAGCTGGGCGCAATTAAATATAAAACCAGAAAAGCTGTGGCGCACGCGCAGCGTGCGCCACAGCTTTTGACTCTGTTTTTTAATTATGCCCAGCTACTTACTTGTTTGCCAGTTAATCCATGCGTTGAGATCGTTCGGGACTGTGGTGAAATGTAGATAAATTTGTTTGATAGGATGCGATCGCTGTTGAGAAATTGCAGAAATCGTGAGATTGTTCTCTAAATCCAAATTATCTGATATTGCTTGATTGGGTTGATGATGCTTTAAGACTTTGGCATAGATTTCGCCTTCGATTACAACAGTTTGAGAAGGATTGAGTTGGTCAGGAGCAGAAACTTGAAGATGTAGTTTGATATTAGTTAATACAGGTAGATCCTCTTTTGCCAAGATCTCTGCTCCATAGGGCGATAGTCGTCGAATCTCACCTTCAAAGATCTCTGTACCAAGATGTTTCTCTTCTAAAATACGATAGGTAATCGCAATGGGCTTAGGCAAGATTTGCAGAGAATCATTAATCGAAGGAAGTTCGAGATTATAAATACCGCCAATGCCGCAAATATCGTAGATTAAAATAGGATGCGACACGCCCTTAGGTTCTACTTCCATCGAACCATTAGTTTTGACAATCGCCTGTATTTCGTTATAGGTTGTTTCCGATATCAAAATCTGACCACCAACGGTATAGGATTCAATCCTTGCTGTGAGATTGACATGATTGCCGACAACGGCATATTTCGCGCGAGAATGGGAGCCGATATTGCCTGCAACTACTTCACCTGTATTAATGCCAATGCCCATCGCGATTTCTGGTAAGCCCAGTTGTGTAAGTTGGGCATTTACTGATCGCATAGCAAGCTGCATCGCGATCGCACTAGCGACTGCCCTTGCGGCATCATCTTCACGATGGATGGGCGCACCAAAGAGAACCAAAATGGCATCACCGATAAATTCATCAATTGTGCCTTGATAGGTAGCGATCGCCTCAGTCATCGTTCCCAAAAATACATTGAGAATTTCTACTACTTTTTCGGGAGGCATTTTCTCGGAAATAGTAGAGAAACCACGTAGATCGCACATGAGAATTGTGACTTTGCGGCGATCGCCTCCAAATTTTAGACCTTCGGGAGTTTCTAATAAACTTTTGACGACAGCATCGGTTAAATAGCGACTAAAGTAAGCCCGAATTTGCGCTGCCGTAATTGCTAGATAGCTGGTCACGATTGCCCCACCACCTAAAAAGCCAATCATCGCAGGCACAAAGGGCAACCACCAACCATAGCCTAAGGCAATAAAACAAGCAGCAAATAGACTGCCACCCAGTGCTAATACACTGAGCGATCGCAACATTAAAAGCTGAAATTCGCGTTCCTTTACCTTGACATTGCGCCATTGCCAAATTAAGAGAGAACCAGTCAACGACCAACCAAAAATCCATAGCCATTCCCAAGGTTTTTCCCAAGTGTGAATCCCTGAACGACCATCAAGAGAACTGCTCAGAATATGACTAACTAGTTGAGCATGAACTTCAATTCCTGATGTAAAGATGCGCGTACTGCCAATGCCGCTATCAAGGGGAGTGAAAAACCAATCTCTTAAACTGACTGCCGTTACCCCAATCATCACCACGCGATCGCGCAGTAAATCAGGGGCAATTTTGCCTTCTAACACATCTGCCATTCGCACGGTCTGAAAACCGTTAAGAGATCGGCGATAGTTCACAATAAATTGATGTCCACCCACATCAGCATGGCTATAGCCACCATCATTGGTGCGTAATCTAGGGGGATTGAGTGCTTGCTCAAAGGGAACTGTTTTTTCGCCATCTAGATAGAGCAAAGATAGTTGTAAGCTGAAGCTAGGAGAAACTTTGCCATCGGATGAACGTAAAGCGAGCAATCCTCTACGAACCCTGCCATCGGTATCAACTGGAAGATTGATTGCGCCAATTTGTTCTGGAGGAAGGGCAGGTGGGGGATTGATATTAGAACTAGCGATCGCAAAATTAGAGTCAACGAGATCGGCTGTTTTGGTTGCACCAACTAGATTTGGCGTACTTTTAAACAAGGCTTCTAATTGTGAATAGCCAGCACCGACAGGTTTATCACGGGCAAGATCGAGCCCGATCGCCCGTGGTTTTTGTTTGCGTACTTTGTCTAATAATTGGGTCAATAAAGCATCATCAATGGGCCAAGCATATTGACGGACATCTGCTTCATCAATGCCAATGATCACAATACGGTTATCTTCAGGCTCAGGCGATCGCCACCGAAAGAACTGATCGAGCATTGCTAATTCCAATGGCTCTAGCACTCCAATTATCCGCAATCCGATCGCCAATATGGAGATTGTCGGCGCAGCGATCGCAATGCCGCGCCATTTCCACAAGATGTTTTTTAATTGGGATCGAATCGTCATGAAGTTTACTCCTGCTGACTGATTATGGTCTCCGAACCGAAGAAATTTTCTAAAAAGATGATTCTGCAATCTTTTTAGAAAATTTCTTCGCTTACAATTGCTTCCCAGAGTCTATAAGAGCGTGTTTGAGAAGTTTTACCCCCTCTAACTCCCCCTTGGAAGGGGGAGAACTTAGACTTCCCCCCTTCCAAGGGGGGATTGAGGGGGGTGAAAATTTGCATGGTGTGTCAAGTATATGAACACCTTTGTCAGGGGGGATTAAGGGGGGTAAAAGCAGAAATTTATGCTAAATAGAATACTTCTCAAACACGCTCTAAAGCATCACTTTTGTGAGACAAAAGCATATGGAAGAACGCGATCAAGACTTGCTGACTTTAATATCGCTACCCATTCATCAGTAACTTCAGAGCTTTTGGGTACAGTTCGTTGTGCATCTGCCAAAGTCGTCAAGGTCTCAAACCACAGGCTTTCTTGAGCAAGCAAAGCTGCTCGATCAATAGGTTTTGATAGTTTTGATAGTTGCTCTGTCAATTTTTTTGTTGGTAAAACGCGACGTACTGAGCCATACACTGTCTTATTTTCAGGTATCGTCGCGCTGCCATAGGTTGTCTTATTGGTTGTAGCTAGAACTGTAAACTCCCATGAATATATTTTTCCAATTGCTAGTGTCGGAGCGTCATCAGGTAGTTTGAAGGCAATGATCCCTGCATCATTATTGATATCGAAGGAAGTTTGATAAATGGGCTTACTGGGTGTTTCGGCACTATCTTCATAAAGACGGAATCTTACCGATCCACGATGTTTAGGACTGAGAAAATAGATTGTAGGGCGTTCAGAAATAGTTCGAGGAACTGGGTTCTTATTTATTTCTAAATTTGGAACCAACGCAATTAAACAAGAAATGAGACAACCTGAACTGCGTGTAATACCTGATGCTGAAGTCTTAGGCGCATCAAGATCACTAGGGGGGACATAGACGACTCTACGAGACTGTGCTTGGGCTAAAGGGGAAAATAGGTTTAGGGGTGAAAGAATGGCTGTACTAGTAACTAGGCAAGAAAAAACCGATGCTACTAATATTTTTTTTGATAAATGTGATACAGAAGACATGATGCGATCGCCTCCAAAAAAGTGATCTACTGCTGAATCTATGTAGTTATGATGCAAAGCACAATGCGCTAAAGATCATAACCTTGAGATCCTAAGATAATTAAATAAGAATGCAACTTCTACGAAAAAGTTGCTATAGACATTCGACTGAATATTATCTAATAAGTAGTTGGGTGCAATTAAATATAAAAACCCAAAACCTGCGGCGTACAGTGCGTGTGCGCCGCAGGTTTTAGTTCTCTTTTTTAATTAAGCCTAGCTACCTATCATTTGAGATTTTGCCCAATTCGAGCTAGAGATCGCCACAACCCAACCAATTTGCCTTTGGCACAGGAAAGCGTATTATAGTATTTAGAAAAAATTTTTTAAATCGTTACAAAACTATGGATATCTTGTCATTTGGCTGGTTCAGTTTATTAGGTATGTTCACATTGTCGATCGCTTTTGTTGTCTGGGGACGTAACGGACTATAAGCGTAAAGAGGGTGGTGCAAAGCATCACCCACCCTCTTTACTAAGTAGCTGGGCATAATAAAACCCCAAAAACCTATAGCGCACGCTGCGCGTGCGCTATAGGTTTTTGGGGTTTTATATTTAATTGCACCCAGCTACTTATTCGGCTTCACCAATTAATGTAAAAGCAGCCCAATTAAGCGGATCGGGATATTTGGCTTTAGTCACAAGCATTGCTTGGCGTAAGGCTGCTGCTTTGTTAGGAATTGTCTGAAATTTTTTATAAAACATAGTCATTAGTAGCGCTGTTGGATCGTCAGGTACTGACCATAGCGATACCACCACACTAGGTACACCTGCGGCAATTAGCGATCGCGATAGACCAATGACCCCATCACCCGTTAATAGCCCCTGTCCAGTTTTGCAAGCACTTAGTACCACCATTTCAGCATTTAGATGCATCGTGATAATCTCGCTAGCCGTGAGAAAACCATCATCATTGTGACCATCTATTTGACTAGGGGCAAGGGCGATCGCTCCGGGGATATCACCACTACGATACTCCTCTAATAGTCCGTGGGTTGCTAGGTGAATAAATCGTGCCGATTTCATTTTTTCGACAACTTCTACTTTCGTGGCTTGCTTACCTGTTAAAAAGGTCGTATTGAGTAAAGCAGCGATCGCCTCTGCTTCTTTGGCAGCCCCTAGCAAAGTTGGTAATTGGATAGGTGGATTGCCGAGACTTGGCATCGCGGGATTACCGACGATCAGCATTTCCTTTAAATTAACTTGTTGTAACTGGTGGCGGATTTGGTGCGTGAGGTCTAGCACCTGAATAGCAGGGGCAATTTGCACCGTGTAGTTATCAACAAGGAAGTTATTTTGCGGATCAATCAAAGCAGCAAAGGGAACTAAAAACAGCAGTGATTGCGGCAAGAAAATTATTCGCGTCTGGGACTCTTTCGGTAATAGGTCTTGGATTGGTTGAACGAGAAGGGAGTGTAGCTGTTTAAGTTGCGCGTATTTAACTAAGACATCCTTCGGATTTTGCTCAACTGAGCCAGCATCATTAAACAAACTGCGGACATCGCTGACGAGATCAATTATTGACAGGTTTAATTTGGTGAGATCGACTTCCCTAAAAGCGATCGCCCCCGAAGGTTGAACTACCCAGATATAAAGTTTGATATATTCACCCTTGAGTTTCCCTTGCCCAATAAAGTTGGGATTGGTAATTAGTGAATACTCTACGAGTACAGCTTTTTGTTGTTGGGCAATACGCCGAATATCTGCAATATTGACTGATGAGAGAGCGCGTAAATCGACATTGCCCTTTTGTTCTGTTTTTGATTCTATTTTGGTTTCGGCTTTTACCCCTACACTTGTTTTGAGACGACGGGAAAGAAGTTCGGAAAAAGCACGGGCGCGTCCATGTTCAGCAATTTCTAGTGCTTCTTCAGGTTTACCTTGGGCGATCATAATCTGCTGAAGTAGATTAAAGGCATGAAGCTGGGTATCAAAGATGGAAACCTTGTCACTGTCATTTAAATTAGAACGGAGAGAGTCTAATAAGCTCAGCGTAGTCCGAAATTTTTGTTCTGCCTCCGTATATTTTTGCGATCGCCAAAGAATATATCCCCAATTGCTCAAGGCAATGGCTTCTAATCGCCGATCACCAATTTGTTTCGCTAATTGCCAACTTTGCTCTTGAAAAGATAGCGCCTTATCGTATTCTTCCAAAAATACATAGGCTAATGCCAATCCACCAATTGCCGCACCTTCAATACGTGGATTTTTAATTTCTTTCCCAACTGCCAAGGCTTGTTCATAATAGTCGATCGCTTCTTTATATTTTTGCTGAACGTGATATCCAGAACCAATATTATTGAGTGCCTCCCCTACGGCTGAACGCATCCCAATTTTCTGAGCGATCATCAGGCTTTGCTTATAATAGGCGATCGCTTCTGTATATTCTTCTCTAGTTGCCGCAATTAATCCCAAACTATTCAGTAAGAGAACTACACCCGTATTATTCCCCACTGATTGCGCGATTTTTAGGCTCTGTCGATACAGAGCATCTGCTTTATCATAGTTGCCAAGATCATAGTAAATATTTCCCAGACTTGCGAGAACCTGTCCTTCGCCTTGGCGATCGCCTAGTTCTTTCCTAATTGCTAATCCTTGGTTATGCAGTTCGATCGCTTTGACATAATTACCAACAACACGATAGTTATTGCCAAGATTGCCGAGGGCATTGGCTTCAGCTTGCCGATCTCCTAAGCTTTGTGATAAGTCTAAGGATTTCTGTAAGTAGGCGATCGCTTGCTCGTACTTACCGAGCCTTTTTGAAGCTTCTGCCATAATCTCAAGGACATTGAGTTCACCTTTGCTATTTTGTTGCTGTTGATAGAGCAGCAATGCTTTCTGCCAACTAGCGATCGCTTGATCAAACTTTTGGTCTAGAAATTGCTGCACACCAGTTTGGACAAGTTCATCTGCTGTGGATCGCACATCTTGCGATGGAAAAACAGGATTACTAATGCCCGTTGCCAAGGAAGTACTTGGTGTCATTAAGCCAATTAGAAAGGAAATGGCGATCGCATAGCCTTTATGAGTCATAGCAGATGATTACTCTTTGCAAGGTGGCAAATTAGAGCGGGTAGTTGTGCGCGTTACTACCGCAGAAGGGACAGATGCGGTGATCGTCAGAGATGGCTTCTTATTTCCTATTGGCTCACAGTCTCTAATTTCACCAGCATTTGCAGATAGATTTGCTGTACGCACAGTAGCGATTGTATCTCCATTCAAAAGATTGCCATTCAAATTTGTATTAGAGCTAAAGGATTGATCGGATAGTAATGTCAGGACTTGTGGTGGGATGCTATCAACGCCAATACCAATTTGACCATCTACGCCACTGGTTGTCGGAGTTTTACCAACTACAAAATTAGTATCCTGAAGGAGTCGAATATTAATCAAATTATTTCCCCCCAGCCCATTGCTAGTTGGCGTAATAATTGGCGCTTCATTACCAAATTGGAGAGAAATATTGCCCTTAGCATTTGGCGTTGGACTTACCGCAGTGGGATTGGCGACAAAAACATAAATACTGTACCGAGTATTTGCTGTTGCACCAGTGGGAGCGCCATTTATGGGCGTTCCTGTCACCTGAAATCGACCTGCGGTAATGTTGAGAATATTATCAGTGGTACTCGCACTCTGCCCAACTTGCAAGAACCCATTATTAACTAGTACAGCACCGTTAGGGGCATTTAAATTGACGGTTGTACCAGTACCCACAAATTTATTGCGAACTACAAAGTTCCCTAAAATGTTAATGTTCCCATTCTGTGCGGTTAATGAAAGCGTAGGACTTGTAACTGTGTTAAAGAAAAAAGAGGTACTGAACCCCCCTCCACCAATTGCGCTGGTATCAATATTGATATTGTTGCCAGCAATAAATTCTAATGATGTAAGCGTATTAACTAAATTAAAGCCACCTGCGGGAACTGTAATATTAATGTTGTTAGTAGCCTGAAGAATTAAATTCCCTACTGCATTGAGCTGACCAATGGCTGTGATGTCAAGGTTAGTTGGATCGAGCAGAATTGTCCCCACGATACCATGTGGAGCTGCGGTATTTGCCTTACCCTGAAAGAGTAGATTCTCCTTGCCTGATACCTCTACAAAGCCACCATTACCAGTAACTGAGCCACCTTTTGCAGAGATATTTCCCAAATAGGTGTTTGCGATATCAGCCCAAGCAATCACACGTCCACCATTACCTTGATTGAGGGCATCAGCCAAAATCGTAGAATCCTTACTAATAAAAGTATATTGAGCATTGGGAACTATGCCTTTGCCTTGGAAATCACCACCAATCAAGACTGTGCCACCACCGATCGCACCTGAAGCATTGAGCTTTGCCGAAACTAGTCCCACGCGATCGCCTAGGACATTAATCTCGCCACCTTTACCAATATTGCTAGATACATCAATCACGCCTGATGCGATCGCTGTTCCTGCAACGTTAGCAATTGGCGTTCCTGACACCAACACATTACCAGCCGCATTCCCATCTAAGCCTGTCATATTCCGCAAGGTAGCGGAACCAGTAAGCAAACTTGGTAAATCCTGCGCTACAATCGGTGACTTCGCTAATTCATTCTGGGCGGCAATGG containing:
- a CDS encoding diguanylate cyclase gives rise to the protein MLSNLTPENSNPKNNQIDTSSDEDDKIIFHDEDDLVLEATHNLDINSQELVIDKWKVIIADDDPDVHRATQIALKNLIFEGKLVVFLSAYSAEECKRLITDIHPDAALVLLDVVMETNNAGLNLVKYIREELNNHQIRIILRTGHPGEAPEESVILNYDINDYKLKIELTRQNLLTTVLASLRAYRDITIIEQQKIKLAQAFKNLQKVQLQLEEYTYTLEKKIADRTSALELANRRLQRLAQIDGLTQVANRRCFDEYWLQQWNMLQQEQQPISLMLIDIDYFKHYNDHYGHLAGDECLRQVAQGISNLLMRPQDLVARYGGEEFVVVLPHTQIEGAKKVAEQIMTVIEDLNLTHVKSLVSDRITLSIGISCVVPNSNLLVDMPISLADKALYQAKREGRNRIVLALDS
- a CDS encoding CHASE2 domain-containing protein; translated protein: MTIRSQLKNILWKWRGIAIAAPTISILAIGLRIIGVLEPLELAMLDQFFRWRSPEPEDNRIVIIGIDEADVRQYAWPIDDALLTQLLDKVRKQKPRAIGLDLARDKPVGAGYSQLEALFKSTPNLVGATKTADLVDSNFAIASSNINPPPALPPEQIGAINLPVDTDGRVRRGLLALRSSDGKVSPSFSLQLSLLYLDGEKTVPFEQALNPPRLRTNDGGYSHADVGGHQFIVNYRRSLNGFQTVRMADVLEGKIAPDLLRDRVVMIGVTAVSLRDWFFTPLDSGIGSTRIFTSGIEVHAQLVSHILSSSLDGRSGIHTWEKPWEWLWIFGWSLTGSLLIWQWRNVKVKEREFQLLMLRSLSVLALGGSLFAACFIALGYGWWLPFVPAMIGFLGGGAIVTSYLAITAAQIRAYFSRYLTDAVVKSLLETPEGLKFGGDRRKVTILMCDLRGFSTISEKMPPEKVVEILNVFLGTMTEAIATYQGTIDEFIGDAILVLFGAPIHREDDAARAVASAIAMQLAMRSVNAQLTQLGLPEIAMGIGINTGEVVAGNIGSHSRAKYAVVGNHVNLTARIESYTVGGQILISETTYNEIQAIVKTNGSMEVEPKGVSHPILIYDICGIGGIYNLELPSINDSLQILPKPIAITYRILEEKHLGTEIFEGEIRRLSPYGAEILAKEDLPVLTNIKLHLQVSAPDQLNPSQTVVIEGEIYAKVLKHHQPNQAISDNLDLENNLTISAISQQRSHPIKQIYLHFTTVPNDLNAWINWQTSK
- a CDS encoding DUF928 domain-containing protein, whose protein sequence is MSSVSHLSKKILVASVFSCLVTSTAILSPLNLFSPLAQAQSRRVVYVPPSDLDAPKTSASGITRSSGCLISCLIALVPNLEINKNPVPRTISERPTIYFLSPKHRGSVRFRLYEDSAETPSKPIYQTSFDINNDAGIIAFKLPDDAPTLAIGKIYSWEFTVLATTNKTTYGSATIPENKTVYGSVRRVLPTKKLTEQLSKLSKPIDRAALLAQESLWFETLTTLADAQRTVPKSSEVTDEWVAILKSASLDRVLPYAFVSQK
- a CDS encoding cytochrome b6-f complex subunit PetN, whose amino-acid sequence is MDILSFGWFSLLGMFTLSIAFVVWGRNGL
- a CDS encoding CHAT domain-containing protein, encoding MTHKGYAIAISFLIGLMTPSTSLATGISNPVFPSQDVRSTADELVQTGVQQFLDQKFDQAIASWQKALLLYQQQQNSKGELNVLEIMAEASKRLGKYEQAIAYLQKSLDLSQSLGDRQAEANALGNLGNNYRVVGNYVKAIELHNQGLAIRKELGDRQGEGQVLASLGNIYYDLGNYDKADALYRQSLKIAQSVGNNTGVVLLLNSLGLIAATREEYTEAIAYYKQSLMIAQKIGMRSAVGEALNNIGSGYHVQQKYKEAIDYYEQALAVGKEIKNPRIEGAAIGGLALAYVFLEEYDKALSFQEQSWQLAKQIGDRRLEAIALSNWGYILWRSQKYTEAEQKFRTTLSLLDSLRSNLNDSDKVSIFDTQLHAFNLLQQIMIAQGKPEEALEIAEHGRARAFSELLSRRLKTSVGVKAETKIESKTEQKGNVDLRALSSVNIADIRRIAQQQKAVLVEYSLITNPNFIGQGKLKGEYIKLYIWVVQPSGAIAFREVDLTKLNLSIIDLVSDVRSLFNDAGSVEQNPKDVLVKYAQLKQLHSLLVQPIQDLLPKESQTRIIFLPQSLLFLVPFAALIDPQNNFLVDNYTVQIAPAIQVLDLTHQIRHQLQQVNLKEMLIVGNPAMPSLGNPPIQLPTLLGAAKEAEAIAALLNTTFLTGKQATKVEVVEKMKSARFIHLATHGLLEEYRSGDIPGAIALAPSQIDGHNDDGFLTASEIITMHLNAEMVVLSACKTGQGLLTGDGVIGLSRSLIAAGVPSVVVSLWSVPDDPTALLMTMFYKKFQTIPNKAAALRQAMLVTKAKYPDPLNWAAFTLIGEAE
- a CDS encoding filamentous hemagglutinin N-terminal domain-containing protein, which encodes MLTAVKRNFQAIGQAAIALLLMHPLVMSSAAFAQANPSIVPTNDLGTKVNSATNNPQQINITGGTQAGANLYHSFQQFGLNQGQIANFLSNPNIQNILGRVVGGNPSVINGLIQVTGGNSNLYLLNPAGIIFGANASLNVPAAFTATTANGIQVGNGWFGVNTSVDAIKNLTGNPQAFGFATNPSMPNSSPTAPVVNAGNLSVNQGQSITLMGGLVINTGTISATSGKVTIAAIPNGKYVKITPEGSLLSLELPIAAQNELAKSPIVAQDLPSLLTGSATLRNMTGLDGNAAGNVLVSGTPIANVAGTAIASGVIDVSSNIGKGGEINVLGDRVGLVSAKLNASGAIGGGTVLIGGDFQGKGIVPNAQYTFISKDSTILADALNQGNGGRVIAWADIANTYLGNISAKGGSVTGNGGFVEVSGKENLLFQGKANTAAPHGIVGTILLDPTNLDITAIGQLNAVGNLILQATNNINITVPAGGFNLVNTLTSLEFIAGNNINIDTSAIGGGGFSTSFFFNTVTSPTLSLTAQNGNINILGNFVVRNKFVGTGTTVNLNAPNGAVLVNNGFLQVGQSASTTDNILNITAGRFQVTGTPINGAPTGATANTRYSIYVFVANPTAVSPTPNAKGNISLQFGNEAPIITPTSNGLGGNNLINIRLLQDTNFVVGKTPTTSGVDGQIGIGVDSIPPQVLTLLSDQSFSSNTNLNGNLLNGDTIATVRTANLSANAGEIRDCEPIGNKKPSLTITASVPSAVVTRTTTRSNLPPCKE